ATGAACTCTGTAGAAAGAAGTAGGTGTTCTCTGATCTCCACGTTTTCGATCGAAATTCATATTTTTGTTACAGTTTTACATTACACGAGTAGCGGAGACATACCCCAAGAGAAACCTTATCTTGTGATCGACAGAGCCCCTCCCAAAACATGGCCAACCCACGGGGAGATAGAGTTCCGTGATCTAGTCATGAGCTATCGACCAGGCTTGCCACCCGTTTTGCGTGGAGTCTCGCTGCATGTTCGCGGCGGAGAGAAGATAGGGGTAGTCGGACGAACGGGTGCAGGTCGGTCTTGAATCTATCCAACTCAATCTCATGATGCTTACACCAGATAATGCCTTATAGGGAAGAGTTCGCTGATGGCAGCCCTTTTCCGCATTGTCGAGCTAACGTCGGGCTCGATTCTCATCGATGGCCTGGATATTGGGGAGATGGGCTTAAGCTCGGTTCGCTCAAAGATTGCCATCATCCCGCAAGAGGCTGGCATCTTTTCCGGCAAGTCTCTGCCAACAAATACATATACCGGTGATCTAAACCAAACTACTTTTAGGGACTATTCGATCTAACATGGATCCCTTCGGCGAATATGACGACGCTACTTTGCACGATGCACTTCGTAGATCGCATTTGCTTGGGCAATCAATCTCTGCCCTGAGTCTCGATTCGCCTATCACTGCGGAAGGCGCTAATCTGAGTGTGGGCCAGCGCTCTCTTTTATCGTTTGCGCGAGCTTTGGTGAAGCAATCCAGAGTCCTCGTACTGGATGAGGGTATGTGATACGTTATCTTTATGACCCACATTGTTAATGTAATGGTGGGTAGCTACTGCGAGCGTAGATCTAGAAACAGACTCGAAAATACAAGCGACTATCAAGACAGAGTTCTCCGATAGAACCATCCTGTGTATTGCTCGTAGGTAACCCTTGTTTCACTTATGTTTCGCCCTGACCAGGTATCTAGACCGTCTACGTACCATCATCAACTATGACAGGGTAGTTGTCATGGATCAAGGGCAAATAGTTGAAGTTGGGGCTCCGTTGCACTTATTTTCGAATGATAGTGGCATTTTCAGGAGCATGTGCGACCAGAGCGGGATCGATGCCCAGGAAATAATTCGGAGCACGGGGGCCCCTTGAGTTATTTTCACTATAGAAGCAGAACTTCTTCCATAGATTCGACTCTTTAGCTACAGTTAGCGTTTGCCATGTCGGACTCGTGTTTAGCGTTCGTAAAATAATTTTGATATTGTTTAATTTCAAAGTGTTCTATTGCACTTCTCTCGTATACGGTATCATTGCACGGTATCATTGCTCTTAAACAATGGTCTAGAACTGGGTAGTCATTCGGGATTGCAAATGGCTGTTTAGACCGAGATCGAATTATGCATCTCCTACTTTCTTGATTCCTGCCACTACACGCTCGTTTCTCCTCCAAAATTCAACAATTATCTCAGAAAGTCGTTCAGGGTTATCCTGGGTACAAGAAAGATGGTCAGCATATGCCTCAAAGCACAGCGACAATTTGGAATACGTGCCTCGTGAAGCATATGTCCAACACCAGGAACAACTACCATCTGGAACTTGCCTTGCATTTGCCCAATCATGAGAGTTTTATCCAGTCGATCTGTACCCGCAAGGACCAAGAGCCGCGCCGTCCGTGCGGCAAGAAACTTTTCCGAAAGTCCATTGAACCAGCCTaataaaaataaataaaGTGCAGACGGACGACGCATTTCGTTAGAACTCATCAGAGCAGTCCTGCTATAACTTACTTCTCCAATATGGGCTGGTATTTCGAAGCGGGGTGCGCCATTTCCAGGCATGGCTAGCAGGCGTATCACTCGGCTGTGCGGGTACAACCAAAGAGGGTACCGAAACCCGTGCTGATGCCACGTTCCTAATCGTGTTTGTGGTAACACTGCGAACATGAATGTGAAAACGGTAGAATTGTGGGAGTAATTGGTCGGTTGATTTGTGCGGAAATATTATCATCAATAAGTGACGTACTGCCATTCGATCGCTTCTTCTTGAGATGCAAACCCATCAGGTCGCGAGTCCAGCAGCTTGTGCATATGCGGGAGTGCTTCCATCGCCGAACCTATTGGTACCCAGTAATGTGGTCAAAACCGGTAATTCCGGGTCATTACCTGCTCCCACCGACCTTCTACTACGTCCAACACTGCTACCCCTGAGACGCGATAACCTTTCTCCAACAGTGACGGGCATCCGTGTACCACCGCTGTTCCTCCCATGCTGTGTCCCAGCAGCTGGCTCACACGCATGTCAGCATCATAGAAGTACGGCAAAGTGTGGTAAGAAGACAAAGGAAATAGCTCGATCATCGATCGGTCAGGAATGCATCCATCCTCTACGGACTCACAATTAGAGATGGTGCCTCGGCCGGCTTGGGGAACAAAGTACAAAGCAGATTTACGAAATCTGATGCAAGCACAGATAAATCGAGTACATCCGCATTTGGGTCTGATGCGTCAAGAGGTGTAGTTTTACCTGTATCGGTTCCGATTAGACATTCACAGCTACTCCGGGGATGATATCACCGGAATCACGTACCGTGTCCACGAGCATCGATGATGAGCATTCCCAGTTCTCCCCCACTGATTTTTGTCACTTCCTGAGCAAAGCATGCGAAGCTAAGGGCGGAATATCCAGCTCCGTGGTGGCAAACGAGCACAGTGCCTGGTTCGTGTAAGAAAAGAATGCTTCGCCGCGAGATTCATGTTTAGGTATACCTTCAGGACCTTGCGCAGTTGGTGGAGTGTAATACACCCTGAAATCCAATCCAGACTCGGCTACCGACACTTGCGCAGCCTGAGTAAGCAAGCCCAACGCTGAGATTGGCGAATAATCTCGAGCAGAGTTGTTCGGGTAGCTCCACGATTGGGGCGGGCTGAGTAGACCTAAGAAATTCGTCAAGGCATATTACAAGTAGACTTGGGGCATTAGTACATACCCAGCTCCAGGAATTCGTACTGGCGGGAGATCACCCAAGccatcctcttcatcctcttcttcatcctcttcatcTCCCAGTTCGGAGTCAGGAAATGCCCAAGGAGCCTTAGCCTGTGGTGGCGGGGCTTGTTGCCGGGAAAGCCCAGCAACGCGAGTTGACATGGCAGATCTTTGTAATGCAGACATGATAGTATCTAATATTATCTTGCTGTGATCGAAATTGAGGCCGAGATACTGGTAATCCCGTAGTGCTAGTTCAGAGAATGGGGTGTGTCGAGTTGGGAATCACGCGGAATTTAAACTATAGATGAAGATCACCAGATGGTAGTGTGATAGCAGGTTTAAATTCCAAAAAGTATCTCGATCAGAGGCGTAAAGCGCGATAAATACGTCTACTGTCGTAAAGCAATGGGGAAACACCTTGGTCCCGTGATTACTACAAGCGCCGATGTCCAGGGCTTCCCCCGCTCATTGACAATAAACACCAACCGCCATCAATGCCCTTCTATATATCTTATCAAATGTAATGCTTCGTCCGCACGAACTCCACTAGCCTGACCTACATATGGCGAGCCTGTACTATGAGCCAGAGATGGAGGGCCTGACCTATCCTGATCAAGACGCTCACCAAGATCCAGACTACGACTACGATGACTCGGACATGGAAACCATCTCTAGTGCAAGCACTGCACAGACCACTAGTACCATAACATCCGAGGAGATTGGAGGTTGGTATAGTTGCATTTTTCCCTCTtttttatttttttttacctATGTTTGATACCGTGTCTATTAGATTACTTTCGCGAGGCATATGGCCGCACCTATGCACACGACGAGAACCTCCCCATGCTCTACCCCATCGATGAGGTCGAGGCCAGAAGACACGAAATGCAGCACGTCTTCCTCAAGGCCCTCGTCCATGGCAACTATATTGGTCCTGTACCACACTGCTCCGACCACGTGCAGATGGGTCCCGACCCAGGATCCTCGACATTCGCACAGCACTGGCAACTGGTGCGCACCCCTCACGCCCCCTATTCATCAGTCCTAACAAGAATGCAAACCAACTGATCAGGGCACAGGAGATGGCTGCGGAGTTCCCGCATTGCGACATCGTAAGCATTGATATAGCTCCCATCGTGCCGCATGCTCCACGGCCAAACATTACGTTCGAGATCTACGACCTGTACGCGGGGTGGCAGAGCCGGACGAGTCGTTTGATATGTGTCATGTCGACATATACAGTTGCATGTAGGCACCATGTCTCGCTTTAGCTGTGTAAAGTGGTATCTGAGGATAGCGGGAAACGCAGGTGAAGGAGTACGACCGACTGATCTTTGACCTGCATCGGGTGCTGAAGCCGGGAGGACTGATCACTATATGCGAGGTGGAAAACCAGTGCTATGAGGCGGAACCGCCTTTCAATATGCACGCCTATGTTCGGACTATGCCTGTGGCGGCTGAAGCGATCCTGGTGTTAAGAGCCGCTATCATGAAACAAGGAATTAATCTCAACGCCATCCATCATATCGAAGAATGGCTGCACCCAAACTCTTCATTTTGGGGTCAAACAGCAAAGACATACGAGTTCGTCTTGTTTACTCAATACTTTGAACGAAAGTACTAAACGATAAAATGAAACCTCTAGTATACCTCCTTCGCGCGCTAAGATCGCGTCCCAAGGGTTTCGTGATATACAGAAGCAAGTGGTACTAATGCCAGTAGGGACGTGGCACCCTGATCCAGCAGTGCAACAGGTTGGAGACCTTATATCTCGGGGATTTGCGCTGGCATGGAGGCAGCTTGAGCCAGCCATGATTGACTACG
This genomic interval from Rhizoctonia solani chromosome 11, complete sequence contains the following:
- a CDS encoding alpha/beta hydrolase family protein, with product MSALQRSAMSTRVAGLSRQQAPPPQAKAPWAFPDSELGDEEDEEEDEEDGLGDLPPVRIPGAGPPQSWSYPNNSARDYSPISALGLLTQAAQVSVAESGLDFRVYYTPPTAQGPEGTVLVCHHGAGYSALSFACFAQEVTKISGGELGMLIIDARGHGKTTPLDASDPNADVLDLSVLASDFVNLLCTLFPKPAEAPSLILLGHSMGGTAVVHGCPSLLEKGYRVSGVAVLDVVEGSAMEALPHMHKLLDSRPDGFASQEEAIEWHVTTNTIRNVASARVSVPSLVVPAQPSDTPASHAWKWRTPLRNTSPYWRSWFNGLSEKFLAARTARLLVLAGTDRLDKTLMIGQMQGKFQMDNPERLSEIIVEFWRRNERVVAGIKKVGDA